Proteins encoded within one genomic window of Humulus lupulus chromosome 1, drHumLupu1.1, whole genome shotgun sequence:
- the LOC133783139 gene encoding BTB/POZ domain-containing protein At5g48800 yields MDRNEKQQQLSLAKSSRHRCSEWIFRDVPSDITLEVSGTTFSLHKFPLVSRSGRIRKLVAEHRDSDISKVELLNLPGGAETFELAAKFCYGINFEIMSINVAQLCCVSDYLEMTEEYSKDNLGSRAEEYLESIVCKNLEMCVEVLQQCENLLPLADELKVVCRCIDAIASKACAEQIASSFSRLEYSSSGRLHMNRQTKCEGDWWIEDLSVLRIDLFQRVITAMKCRGVRPESIGVSLVSYAQKELTKKSSLWNPSSQTKVDLVSGSNGHEKLVVETIVGLLPVEKLAVPITFLFGLLRSAVMLDCTIACRLDLERRIGSQLDIATLDDLLIPSFRHSGDTLFDVDTVHRILVNFSQQDDSEEEMEDVSVFESDSPHSPSQTALFKVAKLVDNYLAEIAPDANLKLAKFLVIADSLPDHARTLHDGLYRAIDIYLKAHQGLPEPDRKKLCKLIDFQKLSQEAGAHAAQNERLPLQSIVQVLYFEQIRLRNSLCSSYGDEDGGGGGGGPKPTTIHQSWRISSGALSAAMSPRDNYASLRRENRELKLELARLRMRLNDLEREHVCMKRDMEKSSSRKFMTSFSRKIGKLSFFGHSSSRGSSSPSKHSYRTDSKVIERTCASTD; encoded by the exons ATGGACCGAAACGAAAAGCAGCAGCAACTCTCTCTGGCCAAGAGCTCACGCCATCGTTGTAGTGAATG GATCTTCCGGGATGTTCCCAGTGATATTACTTTAGAAGTAAGTGGAACTACATTTTCATTACACAAG TTCCCACTTGTCTCTCGAAGTGGTCGAATCCGAAAACTAGTGGCTGAACACAGAGACTCAGATATCTCAAAGGTGGAGCTTCTTAATCTACCAGGAGGAGCTGAAACATTCGAGCTAGCAGCCAAGTTTTGTTATGGCATCAACTTCGAAATCATGTCCATAAATGTTGCTCAGCTCTGTTGTGTTTCGGATTACCTCGAAATGACTGAAGAGTACTCAAAAGACAATCTTGGCTCCCGAGCTGAAGAATATCTAGAGAGCATTGTATGCAAGAATCTTGAAATGTGTGTTGAAGTTCTTCAACAATGCGAGAATTTGCTCCCTCTGGCAGATGAGTTAAAGGTCGTATGCCGTTGTATAGACGCCATAGCCTCAAAAGCTTGCGCTGAGCAAATTGCTTCGAGCTTCTCTAGACTTGAGTACAGCAGCTCAGGGAGGCTTCATATGAATAGGCAAACAAAATGCGAAGGAGATTGGTGGATTGAAGATCTTTCTGTTTTGAGAATAGATTTGTTTCAGAGAGTCATAACAGCCATGAAGTGTCGTGGAGTTAGGCCTGAGAGCATAGGAGTTTCACTAGTGAGCTATGCTCAGAAAGAGTTGACCAAGAAATCCAGCTTGTGGAACCCGTCTAGCCAGACAAAGGTTGATCTTGTTTCAGGCTCAAATGGGCACGAAAAGCTTGTGGTTGAGACCATTGTTGGCCTCTTACCAGTCGAGAAACTAGCTGTTCCGATCACTTTCCTTTTCGGGCTTTTGCGTAGTGCTGTGATGCTTGATTGCACCATTGCTTGTAGGCTTGATCTCGAGAGAAGGATTGGATCACAGTTAGATATTGCCACACTTGATGATCTTCTCATCCCATCTTTCAGACACTCAGGGGATACTCTGTTTGATGTTGATACAGTTCACAGAATTTTGGTCAATTTTTCTCAGCAAGATGATAGTGAAGAAGAAATGGAAGACGTCTCTGTATTTGAATCTGATAGTCCTCACTCACCTTCTCAAACGGCATTGTTCAAAGTTGCCAAGTTAGTGGACAATTACCTTGCTGAAATTGCTCCCGATGCAAATCTAAAACTTGCCAAGTTTTTGGTCATCGCAGACTCTTTACCAGATCACGCTCGAACCTTACACGATGGACTATATCGAGCCATTGACATATACCTAAAA GCTCACCAAGGATTACCAGAACCAGACAGAAAGAAACTATGCAAACTGATAGACTTTCAAAAGCTATCCCAAGAAGCCGGAGCCCACGCAGCACAAAACGAACGACTCCCTCTCCAATCAATAGTCCAAGTTCTCTACTTCGAGCAAATAAGGCTGAGAAACTCTCTGTGCAGCTCTTATGGAGATGAAgacggtggtggtggtggtggcggccCCAAGCCAACTACCATCCACCAGTCATGGCGGATAAGCAGTGGCGCGCTCAGCGCAGCCATGTCTCCACGAGACAACTACGCCTCGCTGAGGAGGGAGAACCGAGAGCTGAAGCTGGAGCTGGCCCGGCTGAGAATGAGGCTGAATGATCTCGAGAGAGAACATGTTTGTATGAAGAGGGATATGGAGAAGTCAAGCTCTCGAAAGTTCATGACTTCTTTCTCTAGAAAGATTGGTAAGCTTAGCTTCTTTGGACATAGTTCTTCGAGGGGTTCAAGTTCACCATCAAAGCATTCTTATAGGACTGATTCTAAGGTGATTGAGAGAACTTGTGCAAGCACAGATTAG